The Anas acuta unplaced genomic scaffold, bAnaAcu1.1 SCAFFOLD_193, whole genome shotgun sequence genome includes the window CGTGCGCCAGCTGGTGGAGTTCATGTACAGCGGCTGCCTGGTGGTGGCCCAGTCGGAAGCCCTCCAGATCCTCACCGCCGCCTCCATCCTGCAGATCAAGACGGTCATCGACGAGTGCACCCAAATCATCTCCCAAAGCCGCGGCCCCAAGGTgctgccccccgcccgcccgccgcccccgccgccgccgccccccgacGCGCGCCGCAAGCTCCGCGAGCTCCTGGGGCCACCGCCGGAGCCCGAGGGCTACCTGGGGCCACCGAGTTGTCACAGCCGCAAGCAGCGGCAGCCGTTGAGGCTCCAGCTGCCGgtcaaggaggaggaggaggaggaggaggaggaggcggtgcTGGGTGTCGATGAGGAAGGCTCGGTGCCGCCGGTGCCGTTCCCTGCCGAAGAGCCACCGTTTTTTGGTGCCCCCGAGGTCTTCTCCGACGCCTTCCTGCCGCCCTGGCCAGGCGAGGACGGGGGCAAGGTGGGACCTGAGTGCGGCTTGGAGGCATCTGGACGGGGTTCGGCCTTCGGGGCCGAGGTGGCGCCGGTGGGGAACAGCCTGGGGTTCGCCCCCGCGGTGCCACCGCTCTACGAGGAGGGGAGCACGGAGGAGGGGACGAGTGGCGGCATCCCCTCGGTCCCCAAAGTGCCGCGGGCCGGTCCCTCGCGTCGCCCCGAGCCGTCCTACCAGTGCGGTCACTGCCAGAAGACCTTCAGCTCCCGCAAGAACTACACCAAGCACATGTTCATCCACTCCGGTAAGGGGACGCGGTGGGGACAtggtggggacacggggacgaAGTGGGTTTGAGGGTTTGATCCGCGTTGATCCTTGTGACTCAGCGTTGACCCACCTTGTTCTGGAGTTGATCTCTTTCCACGTTGATGTGTTGATCCGTGTTGATGCTCCACGTTGAGTTATCAACCTGGGTTGACTTGTGTCACTCCGTGTTGACGTATGTCATTCCGTGACAGCCCGTTGACATGTCACCGTGTTGACCTGCTGAGCCACAAAGCCCCATGTTGATCCATGTTGGCGCACGCTGTCCTGTGCGATGTGTGTTGACCTGTGTCAATCCATGTTGACCCATCTCACTCCACGTTGACCCATCTCACTCCACGTTGACCCATCTCAATCCATGTTGACCTATCTCACTCCACATTGACCCATCTCGCTCCGCGTTGACCCATCTCGCTCCGCATTGACCCATCTCACTCCACATTGACCCATCTCACTCCACATTGACCCATCTCACTCCACATTGACCCATCTCACTCCACGTTGACCCATATCACTCCGCGTTGACCCATCTCGCTCCGCATTGACCCATCTCACTCCACATTGACTCATCTCACTCCACGTTGACCCATCTCACTCCACGTTGACCCATTTCGCTCCGCGTTGACCCATCTCTCTCTGCATTGCCCCATCTCACTCCGTGTTGACCCATCTCGCTCCGCATTGACCCATCTCACTCCACGTTGACCCATTTCACTCCGCATTGACCCATCTCAATCCGTGTTGACCTATCTCACTCTGTGTTGACTCAACTAGCTCCGTGTTGACCCATTTCACTGTGTTGACCCATCTCAATCCATGTCAACCTATCTCACTCTGTGTTGATCCATCTCACTCCGCGTTGACCCATCTCACTCTGCGTTGACCCATCTCACTCCGCATTGACCCATCTCACTCCGCATTGACCCATTTCACTCCACGTTGATCCATCTCACTCCACATTGACCCATCTCACCCTTTGTTGACCCATCTCAATCCATGTTGACCTATCTCACTCCACATTAACCCATCTTGCTCTGCGTTGACCCATCTCACTCTGCGTTGACCCATCTCACTCCGCATTGACCTATTTCACTCCGCGTTGACCCATCTCAATCCACATTTACACATCTCGCTCCACATTTACCCATCTCACTCTGTGTTGATCCGTCTCACTCCGCGTTGACCCATCTCAATCCATGTTGACCCATCTCACTCcatgttcacagaatcacagaatttctaggttggaagagatctcaagatcatcgagtccaacctctgaccttaCATTAACAGTCCCCattaaaccacatccctaagctctacatctaaacgtcttttaaagacttccagggatggtgactccaccacctccctgggcagcccgttccagtgcctaacaaccctttcggtaaagaagttcttcctaacatctaacctaaaactcccctggtgcaactttagcccattccccctcgtcctgtcaccaggcacgtgggagaacaggccaacccccacctcactacagcctcctttaaggtatctgtagagagcgataaggtcacccctgagccttctcttctccaggctgaacaagcccagctccttcagccgctccttgtaggacttgttctccaggcccctcaccagcttcgtcacccttctttggacccactcaagcacctcgatgtccttcttgtagcgaggggcccacTCTGCGTTGACCCATCTTGCTCCACATTGACCCATCTCACTCTGCGTTGACCCATTTCACTCCACGTTGACCCATCTCACTCCACATTGACCCATTTCACTCCGCATTGACCCATCTCACTCCACGTTGACCCATCTCACTCCACATTGACCCATCTCACTCCACATTGACCCATCTCACTCCACGTTGACCCATTTCACTCCGCATTGACCCATCTCACTCCACATTGACCCATCTCACTCCACGTTGACCCATCTCACTCCGCATTGACCCATCTCACTCCACATTGACCCATCTCACTCCGCATTGACCCATTTCACTCCACATTGACCCATTTCACTCCACATTGACCCATTTCACTCCACATTGACTCATCTCACTCCGCATTGACCCATTTCACTCCACATTGACCCATCTCACTCCACATTGACCCATCTCACTCCGCATTGACCCATTTCACTCCACATTGACCCATTTCACTCCACATTGACCCATTTCACTCCACATTGACTCATCTCACTCCGCATTGACCCAGCTCACTCCACGTTGACCCATCTCACTCTGCATTGAGCCATCTCACTCCACATTGACCCATCTTGCTCTTTGTTGACCCATCTCACTCCACGTTGACCCATCTCACTCCGCATTGACCCATCTCACTCCACATTGACCCATCTCACTCCACATTGACCCATCTCACTCCACGTTGACCCATCTCACTCCGCATTGACCCATCTCACTCCACATTGACCCATCTCACTCCACATTGACCCATTTCACTCCACATTGACCCATCTCGCTCCGTGTTGACCCATCTCACTCCACGTTGACCCATCTCACTCCACGTTGACCCATCTCACTCCACATTGACCCATTTCACTCCGCTTTGACCCATCTCACTCTGCGCTGACCCGTGTTGATCCGTCACGCCCCACGTTGACCCGTTTTGTCTCTCCGCAGGCGAGAAGCCCCACCAGTGCTCCATCTGCTGGCGCTCCTTCTCCCTCCGCGACTACCTGCTGAAGCACATGGTGACCCACACGGGCGTCCGCGCCTTCCAGTGCAGCGTCTGCTGCAAGCGCTTCACCCAGAAGAGCTCCCTCAACGTCCACATGCGCACCCACCGAGCCGAGCGCTTCCAGTGCCGCCTCTGCACCAAGGGCTTCTCCCACCGCACCCTCCTCGAGCGACACGCCGCTGCcacccaccccgtgccaccACCGGGACCGCCGCCAGGGCCGCCACCGCCTTGAGGTGCGGCCGAACGCCGAGGACACGGGCACCGGACGCACTCACGTGGCGTGAGGGTGCCGCGGGGGCTCTTGGAGCACTTTGGGGTGAAACCTGGAGGATTTTGGCCTGGATGGACAGGTGGAGGGACACGGGGTGTGTCCCGCTCGTCCCCTCCCAACCAGGATGCGCTTCCCGAGGATGGGGTTCCCGTGCCCCCCGCGCCGCGGCTGGTCAGACGCGCTCCGTGGCACTGGCGGGGGGTGAAAATCAACAGGCGGGTTTTATGGACGTGTTTAGTGCCGTTAGTGCAGTTATTTTCCCTAAAaattcccccctccccccccctcccagttGCTTGTCTGTGCGTGAATggtgggtgccagcagggctgaaCCGTGGCCACCACGGAAGGGCCAGCTGGCCACGTCACGGGGTCTCCCCGAGTCTTTGCGGTGACACCGGGTGCCAACGGGGCCAAATTGTGTCCTGGTGGCCACCGAAGGAGGGCTGCAGAAGCCATCGGGCCACGTCGGGGGTCCTCCCCACGTCTTTGTGGCCGCCTTTAGCCCCACTGCCACCTCTGGTTGCCCACATGGCTTCTCCAAGAGCCAACGGGGGGGTGCCAGTGGGGCCAAATCACGTCCCCGTTGGCCACCAAAGAAGGGCTGCGTAGCCGTTGGCCACCTCACGAGTCCTCCCCTTTGTGGCCACTGTTGTCCCCAGTCCCGTGGCCGTTTGCCCGCAGGGGTTCCCCGCAACAACGGGCATCGCTGGGGCCAAACCACGTCCCCACGGCCACCACAGAAGGGCCGCGGGAGCCGGTGGCCACATCACGGATCCTCCCCGAGTCCTTGTGTTGACGATGAACGCCCCGTGGCCACCACGGAAGGGCTGTAGGAGCCACTGGCCACGTCACCGATCCTCCCGAAACCTTTGCGTTGACGACAGGCAGGGCCCAACCACGTCCCCAAGTGCCACCAGagaagggctggagcagccacaAGCCACATCACGGCTCTTCCACAAATCCTTCTGTCGGCAACGGGCACCGGGAGGGCAAACCCCATCCCCGCGGCCACCGCAGAaccaccaccgcctcctcccCTCGCCCCGGGGAGCCCCTCTCAGAGCCCCCGGCTCACGGCACCGAGCGCCGGGCCGGGTCCCCGCTCGGTAGCGTGGAGACGGCGGTGGCGGACGAGGTGGGAACCGCGGCTGAAGGTTTTGGGGCAGTCGGGGCAGCGGTAGGGCTTCTCACCGGTGTGCGTGCGCTGGTGCTCGACCAGGCGGGAGCTCTCGCTGAAGCGTTTGTCGCACTGGCCGCACTGGAAGGGCTTCTGGCCGCTGTGGAGGCGGCGGTGCTGGCTGAGGTTGGAGCTCCAGCCGAAGCGTTTGCCGCAGGCGCCGCACTCGTAGGGTTTCTCGCCGGTGTGGGTGcgctggtgctggagcaggttGGAGTTTTGGGTGAAGCTCTTGGCGCAGGCGCCGCACTTGTAGGGCTTCTCGCCCGTGTGGGTGCCCAGGTGCCGCATCAGGTGCGAGCTCTGCCCGAAGGCCTTGCTGCACTCGGTGCACTTGTAGGGCTTGCGGGCGCTcggagggggcgcggggggaAGCCCCCAAGGCCACTCCGGCCCGAGGGGGGGTGGCGGCAGCGGGGACGTCGCCAAACCCTCGGGGGCGGCCACCTCGGGGGTCTCCGTGGtgtctgggggggggacagagaTGGGTGTTGGTGTGGGGGGCGTTAATTGCCCTCCCTGGGCTCTAATTGTAGCCCTGAGCTGCCTAATTGCCCCCTTGATCACCCAAATTGCCCCCCCAATCGCCCAAATTGCCCCCCGATCGCCCAAATTGCCCCCCGTTCACCCAAATTGCCCCCCATTCACCCAAATTGCCCCCTTGATCACCCAAATTGCCCCCCCGTTCACCCAAATTGCCCCCTTGATCACCCAAATTGCCCCCTGATCGCCCAAATTGCCCCCCATTCACCCAAATTGTCCCCCATTCACCCAAATTGCCCCCCATTCACCCAAATTGTCCCCCATTTACCCAAAATGCCCCCTCTCAAGCCACGCAGAGCCCTCAAGGAACCGCGAGGAACACGGGGCAGAAGGACCTGCGGCGGTCACATCGTGTGGGGCtggaccccaaatccctcaaaACCCCCTTGCATGGGACAGAGATGAGGACAGCCCCAAACCCCCCGCCCTTCCgcgccccccaccccataaTACACCTTtgtaacccccccccccaaagcagGACTCACCTTCACGGCCCCTGGGGGGTGTCCCCCCATCAAGATCCCGGTCCCTGAGCTGTTTGTCTGGCTGCTTCATGGCCTGGGGGGagaatttggggagggggttaTGGAGGGGGGGGGTCTCAGCACTTGTGTGATTCCCCCCCCCATGCCCAGAGAGAGGACCCTGGTTGGAATGGGGGGGCAGGGTgggcggaggggggggaaatggggccggggggggtccTAGAGGGGTTCTAgaagggtctggggggggggcaggggggtcTGGGAGGGTTCtagggggtcctgggggggttctagggggtcctggggggttctagggggtcccggggggttctaggggggtcttgggggggggTCATAGAGCTGGGGGGGTCAGGGGCTCCCTAAGGTAGGGGGTGGGGGGTCCTGGGAACGAGGGGAGCCCGAGGGGGGAATGAGCCCGGTTTTGGGGtcctccccccaaaccccccccccccaaaatcaccTCAACACCGCGGAGCCTCCGCAGACaccgccccgcgcccccggAAGCACTCGGGGGCCCAGCGGGGGCCGCTCTGCGCCCGCTTGGAGGACCCGGACTCGGTGGTATTAACCCCTTCCGTACCGCTGCCCCCACTATCGCCCCCTCTCACCCCCCAGTTTTCACCccctgggggtgcaggggacACCCCCCCTCCCATATATATTATAGGGGGGTGTTTAAGGAgcgtttttcccctttttgcagctttttgcCCCATTTAGGGGCCTGGTGCTGCTCCCACCCGCACGTCCCCAGGGGATGGGGGTCTCTGGGTCCCGGAGGCTGCTTGgaggggggggtctgggggcaggTTTGGGGGGGTCCAAACCTGGGTCGGGGTGTCCGGAGCTGCATGCGGGGTGTCCCCAAGGCTATCGGTGTCCCCAGGAGCGTGTGACAAGCGGTGTCCTCGCAGCAAGGGGCAGAGTTAAGGGGATTCTCCTCTCTCCGTGTAGGACGGGCCGGGAAGGTtcctggtggcactggggaccCCTTTTCGGTGTCCCCAAAAGCTTCTCGTGTCCCCAAGTGGGCGTGGCGAGGCCACAGCGGCCCCGTGGCGATGGGCAGAGCTAAGGCTATCCTCCGAGCCTCGCGTTTCGGGGATCAGGGGGGTGCCCGGAGGCGAATTTTGGCGTCATTCGGTGCTTTTTTGCGGTGTCCCCAAGCAGTTCGTGCGCGTGACAAAACCGGGGCGCCGCCGGCGCTCCCCTTCCAACTTCaggctgaacaaaggggcttCCCGacgtccttttttttttttgggggaggatTTTGGcgtccccgccgccgccggccccgcgccccctcgGCTACTTGTGCCCCCGCTGGTGCGTGACGAGGCCGGAGCGCTGGCGGAAGCGTTTGCCGCAGCGCGGGCAGGGGAAAGGCTTCTCCCCGGTGTGGATGCGCCGGTGGGCGGCCAGGTGGGAGGCGACGGCGAAGGTTTTGCCGCAGTCGCCGCAGGCGTGAGGCCGCTCCCCGGTGTGGCCGCGGCGGTGCAGGGCCAGCGCCGAGCTCTGGCTGAAGCGCTTCCCGCAGTGGGCACAGGCGAAGGGGCGCTCGCCGGTGTGGACGCGCCGGTGAACCGCCAGGTGGGAGGCAACGGCGAAGGCTTTGCCGCAGTCGCCGCAGGCGTGAGGCCGCTCGCCGGTGTGCAGGCGGCGGTGGAGACCCAGCGCCGAGCTCTGGCTGAAGCGTTTGCCGCAGTGGGAGCAGGCGAAGGGGCGCTCGCCGGTGTGGACGCGCCGGTGAACCGCCAGGCGCGAGCGGGCGCCGAAGGTTTTGCCGCAGTCGGCGCAGCGGTGAGGGCCcggtggcggtggtggcggcggtggGGACGCGGTGACGGCGTCGTGTTGGCGGCGGGGGGTGGAAGGGGTGGGAGGTGATGGAGGTGGGAGTGGTCCTGGGGGTGCTGcggagagaggggagggggtgaggagggggcacggggggggtgggggagtggggggggggggtgtggggtggtgggggggtgtggagtggggtggggggcatGTGGGGTGACGG containing:
- the ZBTB45 gene encoding zinc finger and BTB domain-containing protein 45, which gives rise to MAEAVHYIHLQNFSRSLLETLNGQRLGGHFCDVTVRIREATLRAHRCVLAAGSPFFHDKLLLGHSAIEVPPVVPSGAVRQLVEFMYSGCLVVAQSEALQILTAASILQIKTVIDECTQIISQSRGPKVLPPARPPPPPPPPPDARRKLRELLGPPPEPEGYLGPPSCHSRKQRQPLRLQLPVKEEEEEEEEEAVLGVDEEGSVPPVPFPAEEPPFFGAPEVFSDAFLPPWPGEDGGKVGPECGLEASGRGSAFGAEVAPVGNSLGFAPAVPPLYEEGSTEEGTSGGIPSVPKVPRAGPSRRPEPSYQCGHCQKTFSSRKNYTKHMFIHSGEKPHQCSICWRSFSLRDYLLKHMVTHTGVRAFQCSVCCKRFTQKSSLNVHMRTHRAERFQCRLCTKGFSHRTLLERHAAATHPVPPPGPPPGPPPP
- the LOC137849160 gene encoding endothelial zinc finger protein induced by tumor necrosis factor alpha-like, whose product is MFVAEGPWTLVAPGQRPTLVPPAPPGPLPPPSPPTPSTPRRQHDAVTASPPPPPPPPGPHRCADCGKTFGARSRLAVHRRVHTGERPFACSHCGKRFSQSSALGLHRRLHTGERPHACGDCGKAFAVASHLAVHRRVHTGERPFACAHCGKRFSQSSALALHRRGHTGERPHACGDCGKTFAVASHLAAHRRIHTGEKPFPCPRCGKRFRQRSGLVTHQRGHKYPLLRGHRLSHAPGDTDSLGDTPHAAPDTPTQAMKQPDKQLRDRDLDGGTPPRGREDTTETPEVAAPEGLATSPLPPPPLGPEWPWGLPPAPPPSARKPYKCTECSKAFGQSSHLMRHLGTHTGEKPYKCGACAKSFTQNSNLLQHQRTHTGEKPYECGACGKRFGWSSNLSQHRRLHSGQKPFQCGQCDKRFSESSRLVEHQRTHTGEKPYRCPDCPKTFSRGSHLVRHRRLHATERGPGPALGAVSRGL